The Bacillus xiapuensis genome window below encodes:
- a CDS encoding amidohydrolase, producing MDNTNLRLDRRLLDIFHYLHTHAEISWKETNTTAYIADILRSEGIACYTFDDCTGLVAEVGSGQPVIAVRADIDALWQEVNGTYQANHSCGHDAHMAIVIGTIFSLKDHVKKGTVRFIFQPAEETGGGALKMVKKGVVDDVDYLFGIHLRPAEELPFGKMTPAIHHGAVAFLKGSIAGHDAHGARPHQTVNAIDVLSAINEQLKWIKFPPFESYSVKMTYMEAGGQSLNIIPGTGKFGLDVRAQKNSVLLDMQKEVEKKLDGLAQLLQVNIAYDWIDVTPGAEVSPEAEEYLRQGIIQAAGKDRLAPPLTTSGSDDFHFYTIERPHLKASMMGIGADLKPGLHHPDMTFDKRAIQLGVEALAATVQQALQGAE from the coding sequence TTGGATAACACCAACCTCAGGCTGGATCGCCGCCTGCTAGACATTTTTCATTACTTGCACACCCATGCGGAAATCAGCTGGAAAGAAACCAATACGACAGCTTATATCGCGGATATACTGAGATCAGAAGGCATTGCTTGCTACACCTTTGACGACTGCACAGGCCTTGTCGCCGAAGTGGGGAGCGGCCAGCCCGTTATTGCCGTTCGCGCCGACATTGATGCTCTGTGGCAGGAGGTAAACGGCACCTATCAGGCGAATCACTCATGCGGCCACGATGCCCATATGGCCATTGTCATCGGCACGATTTTTTCTTTAAAGGATCATGTGAAAAAAGGAACCGTGCGCTTTATTTTTCAGCCAGCAGAAGAAACCGGAGGCGGCGCCTTGAAAATGGTCAAAAAAGGAGTCGTCGATGATGTGGATTACTTGTTCGGCATTCATTTACGCCCGGCGGAAGAGCTGCCTTTCGGTAAAATGACGCCGGCCATTCATCACGGCGCCGTCGCTTTTCTAAAGGGGAGCATTGCCGGCCACGATGCCCACGGCGCCCGTCCGCATCAGACGGTGAACGCGATTGATGTGCTCTCGGCCATCAACGAACAGCTGAAGTGGATCAAGTTCCCGCCGTTTGAATCCTACTCCGTGAAAATGACGTACATGGAAGCGGGCGGCCAAAGCTTAAACATCATTCCCGGTACTGGCAAATTTGGATTGGATGTCCGTGCGCAAAAAAATTCCGTTTTACTGGACATGCAAAAGGAAGTGGAAAAGAAGCTGGACGGGTTGGCCCAGCTTCTTCAAGTGAACATCGCCTATGATTGGATCGATGTGACGCCCGGAGCGGAAGTGTCACCGGAAGCGGAAGAATACCTGCGCCAAGGCATCATCCAAGCTGCAGGCAAAGACCGGCTCGCGCCGCCGCTCACCACATCCGGCAGCGATGATTTTCACTTCTACACCATCGAGCGGCCTCATTTAAAAGCCTCCATGATGGGCATCGGCGCCGATTTAAAACCCGGATTGCACCATCCGGATATGACATTTGATAAACGAGCCATCCAACTCGGCGTGGAAGCCCTCGCCGCCACCGTGCAGCAGGCATTACAAGGGGCTGAATGA
- a CDS encoding LysM peptidoglycan-binding domain-containing protein, which produces MKKQIIALAATTVIGGGLFGTAASAQSYTVQSGDTLWGISQKHNTTVQQLKNWNKLSSDLIFPNQTLEVGGSTAAPAPSNNGTYTVKPGDTLGKIARAHGISVSKLQALNGLSSHMIYPGDQLAVSGNVQVKSQPAQKAAAPAQAQAPAPVQKQQAASQAPVQKAQATAPAQGKTMTVTATAYTAQCNGCSGVTATGINLNANRNAKVIAVDPNVIPLGSKVYVEGYGTAIAGDTGGAIKGNRIDLHVPTKSQANSWGVRTVNITILD; this is translated from the coding sequence ATGAAAAAACAAATTATCGCACTTGCAGCTACTACAGTAATCGGCGGAGGATTATTCGGCACAGCCGCTTCCGCACAATCATATACAGTACAGAGCGGAGATACACTTTGGGGAATTTCTCAGAAACATAATACGACTGTTCAGCAACTAAAAAACTGGAATAAGCTATCATCTGATCTTATTTTTCCTAATCAAACATTAGAGGTTGGCGGTTCAACTGCTGCTCCAGCACCTTCTAATAATGGAACATACACAGTAAAACCGGGAGACACATTAGGCAAAATCGCTCGTGCTCATGGCATTTCTGTCAGTAAGCTTCAAGCTCTGAATGGATTGTCTTCTCACATGATCTATCCGGGAGACCAATTAGCCGTATCTGGAAACGTTCAAGTGAAGAGCCAGCCTGCTCAAAAAGCAGCTGCTCCAGCTCAAGCTCAAGCTCCAGCACCGGTGCAAAAGCAGCAAGCAGCATCTCAAGCGCCTGTTCAAAAAGCTCAAGCTACAGCACCGGCTCAAGGAAAAACAATGACCGTGACAGCAACAGCGTACACAGCACAATGTAACGGCTGCTCTGGCGTTACTGCTACAGGAATTAATTTAAATGCGAACCGCAATGCAAAAGTGATCGCTGTGGATCCTAACGTGATTCCGCTAGGCTCAAAAGTATACGTTGAAGGTTACGGTACAGCAATCGCAGGAGATACTGGCGGTGCGATTAAAGGCAACAGAATCGACCTTCACGTGCCAACTAAATCCCAAGCAAACAGCTGGGGTGTCCGCACAGTAAACATTACGATTTTAGACTAA
- a CDS encoding 3D domain-containing protein: MKKAIMSFMIFLLVFSASVAEAASSTYTVKRGDTLWSIARAHKTTVNQLKQWNNLKSNNIAIGKKLIVSKSAVRKAKPAASGKKVVKELSVRSTAYTASCRGCSGITATGINLKKNPKAKVIAVDPKVIPLGTKVYVEGYGEAVAGDKGGAIKGNKIDVFFPTKKQAYRWGVRTVKVKVLK, from the coding sequence GTGAAAAAAGCGATCATGTCTTTCATGATTTTTCTGTTAGTGTTTAGCGCATCGGTTGCTGAAGCCGCATCGTCAACCTACACAGTAAAACGTGGAGACACATTATGGAGCATTGCAAGGGCACATAAGACAACTGTGAATCAACTGAAACAATGGAATAACTTAAAGTCTAATAATATAGCAATCGGCAAGAAATTAATCGTTTCAAAATCAGCTGTACGCAAGGCGAAGCCGGCAGCATCCGGCAAGAAAGTCGTGAAAGAGCTGAGTGTCAGATCGACGGCATACACTGCTTCATGCCGCGGATGCTCAGGTATTACAGCAACAGGCATCAATTTAAAGAAAAATCCGAAGGCGAAAGTCATTGCGGTTGATCCGAAGGTCATTCCATTAGGAACGAAAGTCTATGTAGAAGGATATGGCGAGGCGGTGGCCGGTGATAAGGGCGGAGCGATTAAGGGAAATAAGATTGACGTGTTCTTCCCTACTAAAAAACAAGCTTACCGCTGGGGTGTCCGCACGGTTAAAGTGAAAGTTCTAAAATAA
- a CDS encoding efflux RND transporter periplasmic adaptor subunit has translation MKRLNRNMLLAASAAFIAGNLYLTYKEDSKVERTQPITSWKTASNQDVVESFRTTGVITPAEEYPVYFNKEQGTFQKFLVKEGQPVSPGTPLFEYSSSDLEQKVMELEAEKSKTQQQIQLMNKQISQLQSILSELEREDSKDAKDKKEERNKDARVTTENEIIDQETEKFKLEEELRKYDKLIAEYESSKSNLIVKSEVEGFVKSIDQNLNNPLISIRSRNPAIQGVFDEKQMKKVTEGLKIHAAVDPFPPAFNGSITDIHEFPEEEPSVKRKSLYPFTAQLEQNGFEEELSQLLPGMKANVTVVTKEALQAVTVPKSSVETSGKRSYVYVLNTKGDIEKRSVTPGLLVKDVQEIQSGLAAGEKIVTNPDKLLAEHASFITPIQQEKLAKKDLQQLSKKEKIKFILMGVLS, from the coding sequence ATGAAACGATTGAATCGAAATATGTTGCTGGCGGCGAGCGCTGCATTTATAGCCGGCAACCTTTATTTAACATATAAAGAAGACAGTAAGGTTGAGCGGACTCAGCCCATCACCAGCTGGAAAACAGCCTCCAATCAAGATGTGGTGGAATCCTTTCGCACGACAGGAGTCATCACTCCGGCAGAAGAATACCCTGTGTACTTCAATAAAGAGCAAGGCACCTTTCAAAAGTTCCTGGTGAAGGAAGGCCAGCCCGTATCGCCCGGTACGCCTCTCTTTGAGTATTCATCTTCAGATCTTGAGCAGAAGGTCATGGAGCTGGAAGCAGAAAAGTCCAAAACCCAGCAGCAAATTCAATTAATGAATAAGCAAATTTCTCAGCTTCAAAGCATACTGTCTGAGTTGGAGCGGGAGGACAGCAAAGACGCCAAGGATAAGAAAGAAGAGCGGAATAAAGACGCGCGGGTGACGACAGAAAATGAAATAATCGATCAGGAAACCGAAAAATTCAAGCTGGAAGAGGAGCTGCGCAAATATGACAAGCTGATTGCGGAGTATGAATCCAGCAAAAGTAATTTGATCGTTAAAAGCGAAGTGGAAGGCTTCGTAAAGTCGATCGATCAAAACCTGAACAATCCGCTGATCTCCATCCGTTCGCGCAACCCGGCTATTCAAGGTGTGTTTGATGAAAAGCAAATGAAAAAAGTAACAGAAGGCTTGAAGATTCACGCAGCGGTCGATCCATTTCCGCCGGCGTTCAACGGATCTATTACGGATATTCACGAATTTCCTGAAGAGGAACCGTCCGTCAAGCGCAAAAGCTTATATCCATTTACCGCTCAGCTTGAGCAAAACGGCTTTGAAGAGGAGCTTAGCCAGCTGCTTCCCGGCATGAAAGCAAATGTAACGGTTGTCACGAAGGAAGCGCTGCAAGCGGTCACGGTGCCGAAATCCAGCGTGGAAACAAGCGGAAAGCGTTCGTACGTTTACGTGCTAAATACGAAAGGCGATATTGAAAAGAGAAGCGTAACGCCCGGACTGCTCGTCAAGGATGTGCAGGAAATTCAAAGCGGCTTAGCGGCCGGTGAGAAGATCGTCACCAACCCGGACAAGCTATTGGCGGAGCATGCTTCGTTTATTACACCGATTCAGCAAGAGAAGCTGGCTAAGAAAGACTTGCAGCAGCTCTCCAAAAAAGAAAAAATCAAATTTATTTTAATGGGCGTGCTGTCATAA
- a CDS encoding S8 family peptidase — MVKSWKRGLAIGVSAIMAFPAAALAADQPIHSEEVKVFQKAAKSASITAGEKERKLEAYKANKEMNRLADAQTLVIKYKKPIAKSIHKKAGVKLVRSLPQLGYDVVYIPKKAKASDVLKVYRKQKEVVSITPSIKYKQFAAVKGDPKKSKMYHLPMLNVDKALPQAGKHQVTVAVVDGGVDYKHPDLKGQLLPPYNAADPARTPVRDLHGTHVAGIIGAKADNGIGGHGVNPKAKILPVDVFNGDLAANDFTIAEGILYAISKKANVINLSLGGPASSPVVAEAIEKAIDAGIVVVAAAGNERTDTYSYPAAYPGVISVGNINRHKKLSDSSNYGASVDVVAPGEDIYNTGYEQGKGSTFSLLTGTSMASPMVAGAASLLKSKYPNLTSYDVENILERTATDLGPKGYDLTFANGLVNPLNALKFDPKKLPKKPVYTGDELIKSAKALTKEKNTLQGSIKSPGEMHWYKIPLNEKEHVQTVLSASQSYDYGMEFYFIPEGAEAEEGTLMEWDKGRAGKQEGYLYTAEEKGTLVIGIKDVNGSYDASGKSSYTFKADKYTDLKADQATQENPVNITSLPFIKEDFTVFSEEEGTPDYDYFTLSVDQPKVLSISLSDLPGVNTSISVSMSADGEEVVSADDNGLNDGEVLSFKAVPGVKYEVAVTNEVISEDMSMDSILSLLGMGEDAMELSSYDSSAYPYQLKVEEKQLPEDEDGLPFTEDLEASLQEGDIDPQEYADEKAAEKIDHTLEEESAEEELEEEDMTKDILAHALPYTLGNDKQGYFQVEGDEDYYKFTPSADGIYDIQVKKGSSMTPTASILEYDKESESLIPIIEEADTISAILGELLGMQQNATNAALNAGKTYILKLENSSYDLSADPYTIQTAKVADLPKEIDEDENNPEQALSIKQGKSYHNFFIRPGDTDHYYFKNGAGTDIYRLMIRSPKPTAEQAKVPYNLRTPIVFSGQLIEDTNGDKVLDEEEKLKAVPFGPNLMEMSFDTKVDLSFKAKKNAGYFLMVSPFTSMSPNVQPYEVKLAKMFGNVKDGDGKVVQHVPAKPISLKKMRGGLGINGYMNAEVPFGDVDHFVLNVAKDKQYAMNLQMEQGLDGKIEIYNAKGKLVQSFDQYGSGDEELAVLHLKKGRYFIEISETQGRASAQPYQLTIK, encoded by the coding sequence ATGGTTAAAAGTTGGAAACGTGGATTAGCGATCGGGGTTTCAGCTATTATGGCCTTTCCGGCAGCCGCACTTGCCGCCGATCAGCCTATTCACAGTGAAGAGGTCAAAGTGTTTCAGAAGGCAGCCAAGTCGGCTTCCATTACAGCAGGAGAGAAAGAGAGAAAGCTGGAGGCTTATAAAGCGAATAAAGAAATGAACCGATTAGCCGACGCTCAGACGCTTGTTATCAAGTATAAGAAGCCTATTGCGAAAAGCATACATAAGAAAGCGGGCGTAAAGCTTGTTCGCTCCTTGCCGCAATTGGGATACGATGTGGTTTATATCCCGAAAAAAGCAAAAGCCAGCGATGTGTTAAAGGTGTACCGCAAACAAAAAGAAGTCGTTTCTATTACCCCAAGCATTAAGTACAAGCAGTTTGCCGCAGTTAAAGGCGACCCTAAGAAATCTAAAATGTACCATTTGCCAATGCTGAATGTGGATAAGGCATTGCCGCAGGCGGGCAAACATCAGGTAACGGTCGCTGTTGTCGACGGCGGTGTTGATTATAAGCATCCGGATTTGAAGGGGCAGTTGCTGCCGCCATATAATGCAGCGGATCCTGCGCGAACACCGGTTCGTGATCTGCATGGTACGCATGTAGCGGGGATCATTGGAGCGAAAGCGGATAACGGCATTGGCGGCCATGGAGTGAATCCTAAAGCCAAGATCTTGCCTGTTGATGTATTCAACGGTGATCTTGCAGCCAACGACTTTACGATTGCGGAAGGGATTCTTTACGCTATTTCTAAAAAAGCGAATGTCATTAACCTTAGCCTCGGCGGACCGGCTTCTTCTCCAGTTGTAGCGGAAGCGATTGAAAAAGCGATTGATGCTGGTATCGTTGTCGTTGCGGCAGCAGGAAATGAGAGAACGGATACCTATTCTTATCCGGCGGCTTATCCGGGCGTCATTAGCGTAGGGAATATTAACCGCCATAAAAAGCTTTCGGACAGCTCGAATTACGGAGCTTCCGTCGATGTGGTAGCTCCTGGAGAGGATATTTATAACACAGGCTATGAACAGGGAAAAGGGTCTACTTTTTCTCTATTGACTGGAACGTCCATGGCTTCTCCAATGGTTGCTGGGGCGGCTTCCCTATTAAAATCCAAATATCCGAACTTAACATCCTATGATGTGGAGAATATTCTTGAAAGAACCGCGACCGACCTCGGTCCGAAAGGCTATGATTTAACATTTGCTAACGGGCTGGTTAATCCGCTGAATGCGCTGAAATTCGACCCGAAAAAGCTGCCCAAAAAGCCTGTCTATACAGGGGATGAACTGATCAAATCAGCGAAAGCATTAACCAAAGAGAAAAATACGCTGCAAGGCAGCATCAAGTCGCCGGGAGAAATGCATTGGTATAAGATTCCTTTAAATGAAAAGGAACATGTCCAAACAGTTCTATCAGCGAGTCAATCTTATGATTATGGCATGGAATTTTATTTTATCCCTGAAGGGGCAGAAGCGGAAGAAGGCACGTTAATGGAGTGGGACAAAGGACGAGCCGGCAAACAGGAAGGGTATCTATACACAGCGGAAGAAAAAGGCACGCTGGTTATTGGCATTAAGGATGTCAATGGCAGCTACGATGCTTCCGGAAAATCCAGCTATACCTTTAAAGCCGATAAATATACCGATTTGAAAGCAGATCAAGCCACTCAGGAAAATCCAGTGAACATTACCTCTCTGCCATTTATTAAAGAGGACTTTACTGTATTTTCAGAAGAAGAAGGTACCCCGGATTACGATTATTTCACTTTATCGGTTGATCAGCCAAAAGTTCTCTCGATTTCACTGTCTGATCTGCCAGGAGTCAATACATCCATCAGCGTATCGATGTCTGCTGATGGGGAAGAAGTGGTTTCTGCCGATGATAACGGCCTGAATGATGGGGAAGTCCTTTCATTTAAAGCTGTCCCAGGCGTGAAATATGAAGTGGCGGTAACTAATGAAGTGATCTCTGAGGATATGTCAATGGATTCCATTCTGTCGTTACTAGGCATGGGGGAAGATGCTATGGAGCTCAGCTCTTATGATTCATCGGCCTACCCATACCAATTGAAAGTGGAAGAAAAGCAGCTACCTGAAGATGAAGACGGGCTGCCATTTACAGAAGATCTAGAAGCAAGCCTGCAAGAGGGAGATATTGATCCGCAAGAGTACGCAGATGAAAAAGCAGCGGAGAAAATTGATCATACATTGGAAGAAGAGTCCGCAGAAGAAGAGCTTGAGGAAGAGGATATGACGAAGGATATCTTAGCCCATGCGCTTCCTTATACACTCGGAAACGATAAGCAAGGTTATTTCCAAGTGGAGGGAGATGAGGATTATTATAAATTCACGCCTTCTGCCGATGGAATCTATGATATCCAGGTTAAGAAGGGCTCCAGTATGACTCCGACAGCCTCGATTCTAGAGTATGATAAGGAGAGCGAATCCCTTATTCCGATTATCGAGGAAGCAGATACGATAAGCGCGATACTGGGCGAGCTGTTAGGCATGCAACAGAATGCGACGAACGCGGCGCTGAACGCCGGAAAAACATATATTCTGAAATTGGAAAACTCATCCTATGATTTGTCAGCCGATCCGTACACGATCCAAACAGCCAAAGTGGCCGATTTGCCGAAAGAAATAGATGAGGACGAGAATAATCCAGAACAGGCGCTAAGCATCAAGCAAGGCAAATCGTATCATAATTTCTTTATTCGTCCGGGAGATACGGATCACTATTATTTCAAAAACGGGGCAGGAACGGATATTTACCGTCTCATGATCCGGTCGCCTAAGCCGACTGCGGAACAAGCAAAAGTTCCTTATAATTTGCGCACGCCGATCGTATTTAGCGGTCAGCTGATTGAAGACACGAACGGAGATAAGGTGCTAGATGAGGAAGAAAAGCTAAAAGCAGTTCCTTTTGGTCCGAATCTTATGGAAATGTCATTTGATACAAAAGTGGATCTTTCCTTCAAAGCCAAGAAGAATGCCGGTTATTTCTTAATGGTCAGCCCGTTCACGTCCATGTCTCCGAATGTACAGCCATACGAAGTGAAGCTGGCCAAAATGTTCGGGAACGTAAAGGATGGAGACGGTAAAGTTGTCCAGCATGTGCCGGCGAAGCCGATCAGTTTAAAGAAAATGCGCGGCGGTTTAGGAATCAATGGCTATATGAATGCTGAGGTGCCATTTGGTGATGTGGATCATTTCGTTTTAAACGTAGCGAAGGATAAGCAGTACGCCATGAATTTGCAGATGGAACAAGGTCTCGATGGCAAAATCGAGATTTATAACGCGAAAGGCAAGCTCGTACAAAGCTTCGATCAATATGGAAGCGGGGATGAGGAGCTGGCCGTCCTTCATTTGAAAAAAGGCCGATACTTTATCGAAATTAGCGAAACACAAGGCCGCGCTTCGGCTCAGCCTTACCAATTAACAATAAAATAA
- a CDS encoding phosphoglycerate dehydrogenase, with product MYTIKTLNNIAQCGLNVFDQDRYTIDNDSDHPDAIVLRSFNLHNVEISENTKAIARAGAGVNNIPVSACTERGIVVFNTPGANANAVKELVLTTLMASSRNLFAGVQWTRTLEGQGDQVPKLVEAGKKKFVGKEIKGKTLGVIGLGAIGALVANDALNLDMDVIGFDPFISVDTAWKLSRNVKRALTLEELFANSDYITVHVPLTDGTKGMFNEDAFALMKQGVHILNFSRGELVNEQDMAAAIEKGIVAKYITDFPNDHVLKMKNVVPIPHLGASTKESEENCAIMASRQVKEFLETGNIKNSVNLPNASLPYTGRRRVTAYHKNVPNMVGQITAALSDYHLNIADMVNRSRGDYAYTMIDIENQVNGDVIPGLLEKINQIEGVVTVRVI from the coding sequence GTGTATACGATTAAAACATTAAACAATATTGCCCAATGCGGATTGAATGTTTTTGACCAAGACCGCTACACCATTGATAATGATAGCGACCATCCTGATGCGATCGTGCTGCGAAGCTTTAACTTACATAACGTGGAGATTTCTGAAAACACAAAAGCCATTGCGCGTGCGGGAGCTGGTGTGAATAACATCCCGGTAAGCGCATGCACCGAGCGGGGAATCGTTGTTTTCAATACTCCCGGAGCGAATGCCAATGCCGTGAAAGAACTGGTGCTGACAACGCTGATGGCTTCTTCCCGCAATTTATTTGCCGGTGTGCAATGGACGAGAACGCTTGAAGGACAAGGCGACCAAGTGCCTAAGCTTGTGGAAGCGGGCAAAAAGAAATTTGTCGGTAAGGAAATCAAAGGCAAGACATTAGGGGTTATCGGTTTGGGAGCGATTGGAGCGCTCGTGGCTAATGATGCGCTCAATCTCGATATGGATGTCATCGGCTTCGATCCGTTTATCTCCGTGGACACCGCTTGGAAGCTTTCCCGCAATGTCAAGCGCGCGCTAACATTGGAAGAGCTGTTTGCCAACAGTGACTATATTACGGTGCATGTACCGCTGACGGATGGAACGAAAGGAATGTTTAATGAGGATGCCTTTGCGCTCATGAAGCAGGGCGTTCACATTTTGAATTTCTCACGCGGTGAGCTTGTTAATGAGCAGGACATGGCCGCAGCGATTGAAAAAGGAATTGTGGCTAAATATATTACCGACTTCCCGAATGATCATGTGCTGAAAATGAAAAATGTCGTGCCGATTCCTCATCTTGGCGCATCAACGAAAGAATCGGAAGAAAATTGCGCAATCATGGCTTCTCGCCAAGTGAAAGAGTTTTTGGAAACAGGGAATATTAAAAACTCTGTTAACTTGCCCAATGCTTCTCTTCCTTACACAGGAAGACGCCGCGTAACGGCTTACCATAAAAATGTGCCAAACATGGTTGGACAAATTACAGCCGCCTTGTCTGATTATCATCTAAATATTGCAGACATGGTCAACAGAAGCCGCGGCGACTACGCCTACACGATGATCGATATCGAGAATCAAGTAAACGGCGATGTCATACCAGGTTTGTTGGAAAAAATCAACCAAATTGAAGGTGTTGTCACCGTACGCGTGATTTAA
- the serC gene encoding 3-phosphoserine/phosphohydroxythreonine transaminase: MKRVYNFSAGPSMLPLPVLEKAQKELVNYSDSGMSVMELSHRSQLFTEIITEAEQLLRELMNIPDNYKVLFVQGGASQQFAMVPLNLMGKNKKADYVNTGSWSKKAIKEAKKFGEVRVIASSEEESFTFIPKIDSSLISPDADYVHITTNNTIEGTAYSDIPDTGNIPLVADMSSNILSEEIDVSQFGLIYAGAQKNIGPAGLTVVIIREDLIGRTSENCPTMLDYKTHSEGRSLYNTPPTYGIYMAKLVFEWLKELGGLKEIEKINRKKADILYRYLEESEMFTSPVRKDSRSIMNIPFVSPSAELDAAFVKEAKEAGLETLKGHRSVGGMRASIYNAMPVEGVQALVAFMREFEKNHQ, translated from the coding sequence ATGAAAAGAGTGTATAATTTTTCAGCGGGTCCTTCTATGCTGCCGCTGCCGGTGCTGGAAAAAGCTCAAAAGGAACTGGTGAATTATTCGGATTCAGGTATGTCCGTTATGGAGTTAAGCCATCGTTCGCAATTATTTACGGAGATTATTACCGAAGCGGAGCAGCTGCTTAGAGAATTAATGAACATTCCTGACAACTACAAGGTCTTATTTGTACAAGGAGGAGCCTCGCAGCAATTTGCAATGGTGCCGCTGAACCTGATGGGCAAAAACAAAAAAGCGGATTATGTCAATACGGGTTCATGGTCTAAGAAAGCCATTAAAGAGGCGAAGAAATTCGGGGAGGTGCGGGTGATTGCTTCATCGGAAGAAGAAAGCTTCACGTTCATCCCGAAAATCGACAGTAGCCTGATCAGCCCGGATGCCGATTATGTGCATATTACAACGAACAATACGATTGAAGGGACAGCCTACTCTGACATTCCGGATACAGGAAATATCCCTCTCGTTGCGGATATGTCTTCCAACATTTTGTCGGAAGAGATCGATGTCTCCCAATTCGGCTTAATTTACGCAGGAGCGCAAAAAAACATCGGGCCTGCCGGCTTAACGGTCGTGATTATTCGAGAAGATTTAATCGGCCGAACTTCTGAAAACTGTCCGACGATGCTTGATTACAAGACTCATAGTGAAGGACGATCTTTATATAACACACCGCCAACCTATGGAATTTATATGGCAAAGCTTGTCTTTGAATGGCTGAAAGAGCTCGGCGGCCTGAAAGAGATCGAGAAAATAAACCGCAAAAAAGCGGACATTTTATACCGTTATTTAGAAGAATCAGAGATGTTTACTTCACCGGTAAGAAAAGACAGCCGTTCGATTATGAACATTCCGTTTGTTTCCCCGTCTGCTGAATTAGATGCCGCATTCGTGAAGGAAGCAAAAGAGGCGGGGCTGGAGACATTAAAAGGCCACCGTTCTGTCGGCGGCATGCGCGCTAGTATCTATAATGCGATGCCCGTAGAAGGGGTGCAAGCGCTCGTCGCCTTCATGAGAGAATTCGAAAAAAATCATCAATAA
- a CDS encoding alanine/glycine:cation symporter family protein, which yields MLEILEKVNGVLWGTPSLILLVGTGLFLTLLLRGLQFRRLLYAFKLAFSKEQAEDAQAEGDVSNFKALMTALAATIGNGNIAGVATAITLGGPGAIFWMWIVGLLGMATKYAEALLAMKYRVKNSKGEYSGGPMYYIERGLGRKWKWLAVLFALFGAFAALGIGNSVQSNTISDVMTKSFHINDWVTGIVLVVLTALIIFGGIQRISTVAGFFVPIMAFLYIGGSLLIIGIHYDQILPAFQLIFHHAFQPVAAAGGFTGIVVAEAIRNGVSKGIFSNEAGLGTAALIAGNARADHPVKQALVAMTGTFIVTIVVCTMTGLVLLMTGFWDPTGGMISGVAHDPNLEGGALTTAAFGSALGAAGEWIVSLSVIFFGFSTIVGWYMYGEKCFEYLAGLKYITAYRFIYVTATGIGAVASLTTVWAFADMANALMMIPNLIGILFLYKVIVKETQHYFNSKASKEDKRKAS from the coding sequence ATGCTAGAAATTTTGGAAAAGGTCAACGGGGTGCTATGGGGAACGCCCAGTCTCATTCTCCTAGTCGGCACCGGCTTATTTCTCACTTTGCTCCTCAGAGGGCTGCAATTTCGCAGGCTTCTCTACGCCTTTAAGCTGGCTTTCTCAAAGGAGCAGGCAGAGGATGCCCAGGCGGAGGGAGATGTCAGTAACTTTAAAGCGTTAATGACCGCCCTTGCGGCTACGATTGGAAACGGGAATATCGCCGGAGTGGCAACTGCGATTACACTAGGGGGACCAGGAGCGATTTTCTGGATGTGGATCGTGGGGCTGCTGGGAATGGCAACAAAGTATGCTGAAGCGCTGCTGGCGATGAAATACAGGGTTAAAAACAGCAAGGGGGAATATTCCGGCGGGCCAATGTATTATATTGAACGAGGATTAGGGAGGAAATGGAAATGGCTGGCGGTGCTATTTGCCTTGTTTGGCGCATTCGCCGCTCTAGGAATCGGAAATAGCGTTCAGTCCAACACGATTTCTGATGTTATGACCAAAAGCTTTCATATTAACGATTGGGTGACCGGCATAGTGCTTGTCGTTTTAACGGCTTTGATTATTTTTGGCGGCATTCAGCGAATTAGCACCGTTGCCGGCTTTTTTGTTCCGATCATGGCTTTTCTTTATATCGGCGGCTCGCTGCTGATTATCGGAATTCATTATGATCAGATCCTTCCTGCTTTTCAATTGATTTTCCACCACGCCTTCCAGCCCGTTGCCGCCGCGGGCGGATTTACGGGAATTGTCGTGGCAGAAGCGATCCGCAACGGAGTGTCTAAAGGGATTTTCTCGAATGAAGCAGGTCTGGGAACAGCGGCGCTTATCGCCGGAAACGCCAGGGCCGATCATCCCGTAAAACAAGCACTCGTTGCGATGACCGGTACATTTATCGTGACGATTGTCGTCTGTACGATGACGGGGCTTGTCCTGCTGATGACAGGCTTTTGGGATCCGACCGGCGGAATGATTTCCGGAGTCGCTCATGACCCGAACCTCGAAGGCGGCGCCTTAACGACCGCGGCTTTCGGATCGGCACTCGGCGCTGCCGGGGAATGGATCGTTTCTTTATCCGTTATTTTCTTTGGATTTTCCACCATTGTCGGCTGGTACATGTACGGGGAAAAATGCTTTGAATATTTGGCCGGATTAAAGTACATTACAGCTTACCGCTTTATCTATGTTACGGCGACAGGGATCGGAGCCGTTGCCAGTCTTACTACCGTTTGGGCCTTCGCTGATATGGCCAACGCTTTAATGATGATCCCTAACTTAATCGGTATTCTCTTCCTGTACAAGGTCATTGTGAAAGAGACCCAGCATTATTTCAACAGCAAAGCCAGTAAGGAAGACAAAAGAAAAGCAAGCTGA